In the genome of Hyphobacterium sp. CCMP332, one region contains:
- a CDS encoding T9SS type A sorting domain-containing protein — protein MRNSTKSYNFGKFWLLSLSLVLFLPLSIFAQLTVTTVPPLNGGNGSQGTTFELSANTSVLITEFGQSNASVQNLDVWYRPGGVLATGATQPNISTAGGWTLIGTGTCPAGGTGFVNPIALPINLLIPAGQTYGFYIGGTSVIYSNPSGQTTFTDGNLVITCDASSGFGGGIPVPVNNPRQWNGSVTYIPVTGNNSIGIASLDSPQAACPGIQNAVVTVGNYGSNQVTSFDVDWELDGVAQPQINVSTLLDTLNGTGSNTTQVVLGSINLVNNQTYNIKAWTSNPNGANDTTNFDDTINVNYTSTIPTPASLLASNLGPTSADLSWIGGSGGSFQIEYGPLGFTPGSGTSINTTNNPYALSGLTANTMYDFYVRSICGPGDTSAYAGPLSFTTTCTIFSTPYSENFDGAAWVTTFPLAIDQCWSRNPNGTAAPVWQPEDANTSSSNTGPLGDVSGTGKYIYMETSGGTAGQMADITSPLIDISSLTTPEVSFYYHMFGVTMGTLDLEVNDNGTWVNLFTISGQQQATSADPWIKVSVPFTTVSDTVQFRFTGTRGTSFTGDMSVDEFRVRQAPTCPDLSNFGETNILPNSATLFWSSFGGGNNFQVELGAAGFTQGTGTITAATDTFVTVSGLSANTNYDWYVREICTPGDTSAWSIRSDFLTPCAIFPNPYQEDFDGPGWSAIFPLTIDQCWSRTPTTGFLWQPEDANTGSFGTGPSGDVDGTGKYVYSEASFGTTGNIAELYSPLIDISNLSAPQIEFYYHMFGSNIGTLDVEVSDNGLWVNIFTLSGQQQLAETDPWTQVNVPFTTTDDTVQFRFLATRGAGLAGDISLDQFRVFQPIPEDFSAIAIDSITSGCGLSSTETMAARLVNLGTATFNTGFTFPIAASVNGVVTTETVTLSAAFAPGDTLAYTFTAPFDFSSFGSYNVSIYPQLPGDSSNVNDTISEIITNIPVISTFPYYEDFESGNGGWLASGTNSSWALGTPATTNISGASSGVNAWNTNLTGVYNANEEAYVTGPCFDFSNLTLPLIKVDVNWNSEFSWDGAQVQASTNGGTTWQPVGAFGDPDNWYTDNTVNGLAFTNQEGWTGRQSTGNGSNGWLTAENNLTTFAGNSGVLMRVVFGSDGSVQDEGFAFDNFHILESPNNDIKVDSLIGLQSGCGYTANTPISMRVTNKGILPQSNIPVFYTVNGTPSPTETIPGPINPGSTFVYNFTNNADLSVPQTYTVIGRSALANDEDTTNDASSAKIFASLFTPVVDSVANGETCESGPVTLEVFSTGDTDRWFDVPSGGTALGTGSTYTLPNVTQDDTLYVESVQSTTGCNSATVSGRVPAYAFHSTTPVINFTSQVTGSLTVTFTSSLSPNVDSVLWDFGDGSFATAANPQHTFPQSQSYLITLTAYAGSCLEDTTKAVFVPVGGINDNAYTNLNVFPNPSDGSFRISAENISGEVNIEILSITGTVVYSEKAQAMGEELNHDIRLNKLAQGTYILKIRNDKTLINGRIVIE, from the coding sequence ATGAGAAACTCTACCAAATCATATAATTTCGGCAAATTCTGGCTCTTAAGCTTATCGCTGGTATTATTTTTACCCCTTTCAATTTTTGCTCAATTAACAGTAACCACAGTACCTCCTCTGAATGGAGGAAATGGATCGCAGGGAACTACATTTGAGCTATCCGCAAATACTTCTGTCTTAATTACAGAGTTTGGCCAATCTAATGCATCGGTACAAAATCTGGATGTTTGGTACAGACCCGGAGGTGTATTAGCCACAGGAGCAACACAACCAAATATTTCTACGGCCGGTGGATGGACATTAATTGGTACAGGTACCTGCCCTGCAGGTGGAACTGGATTCGTAAATCCAATTGCTCTACCTATTAACCTTTTAATTCCGGCTGGTCAGACCTACGGATTTTATATAGGCGGTACCAGTGTAATATATTCCAACCCATCCGGACAAACTACTTTTACCGATGGTAACCTCGTCATCACTTGCGATGCCAGTTCTGGTTTTGGTGGTGGTATTCCGGTTCCTGTTAATAATCCGAGACAATGGAATGGAAGTGTAACTTATATTCCAGTGACTGGAAATAATAGTATAGGAATAGCCAGCTTAGATAGTCCTCAGGCAGCATGTCCGGGCATTCAAAATGCTGTTGTAACTGTAGGAAATTACGGTTCAAATCAGGTGACTAGTTTTGATGTGGACTGGGAATTGGACGGCGTCGCTCAGCCTCAAATAAATGTGTCAACATTACTAGATACACTTAACGGTACTGGTTCTAATACAACACAGGTCGTTCTGGGTTCTATTAATCTTGTAAACAATCAAACTTATAACATCAAAGCATGGACCAGTAATCCAAATGGCGCCAACGATACAACGAATTTTGATGACACTATAAATGTCAATTATACATCTACTATTCCGACTCCTGCCTCATTATTGGCTTCAAATCTGGGACCTACCAGTGCTGACCTTAGCTGGATAGGAGGTTCCGGTGGCTCATTTCAAATTGAATACGGACCCCTTGGTTTTACACCCGGATCAGGTACTAGCATTAATACCACAAACAATCCATATGCCTTAAGCGGATTGACTGCTAATACAATGTATGATTTTTACGTGAGATCGATTTGTGGCCCCGGTGATACCTCGGCCTACGCAGGACCTTTATCCTTTACAACCACTTGTACCATATTTTCAACACCTTATTCTGAGAATTTTGATGGTGCGGCCTGGGTTACAACTTTTCCTTTGGCCATCGACCAATGTTGGTCAAGAAATCCAAATGGAACTGCTGCACCTGTCTGGCAACCTGAAGATGCCAATACCAGTTCTTCTAATACCGGACCTCTGGGTGATGTAAGCGGAACAGGTAAATATATTTATATGGAAACAAGTGGTGGGACTGCTGGTCAGATGGCAGATATAACATCCCCGCTTATCGATATCAGTTCTTTAACAACTCCTGAAGTTTCATTTTATTACCACATGTTCGGAGTAACTATGGGCACTCTGGATTTGGAAGTCAATGATAATGGAACCTGGGTTAACCTGTTTACCATTTCAGGTCAACAACAAGCGACGTCAGCTGATCCATGGATTAAAGTAAGCGTTCCTTTTACAACGGTTTCAGATACTGTACAATTTAGATTTACAGGAACCAGAGGAACTAGTTTTACCGGTGATATGTCTGTTGATGAATTTAGAGTAAGACAGGCTCCAACCTGTCCGGATTTATCCAATTTTGGTGAAACTAACATCCTACCAAATTCTGCAACCTTGTTTTGGTCATCCTTTGGTGGTGGAAACAATTTCCAGGTTGAACTTGGTGCCGCAGGATTTACACAAGGTACAGGAACAATCACGGCAGCAACCGATACCTTTGTGACGGTAAGCGGTTTAAGTGCCAACACTAATTACGACTGGTATGTAAGAGAAATATGTACTCCTGGTGATACCAGTGCATGGTCAATCCGCAGTGATTTCTTAACCCCTTGTGCGATTTTCCCTAATCCTTATCAGGAGGATTTTGATGGTCCGGGCTGGAGTGCAATTTTCCCGCTTACCATTGATCAATGTTGGTCAAGAACACCAACAACCGGATTCCTATGGCAACCTGAAGATGCCAATACAGGTTCATTCGGAACCGGGCCGAGCGGTGACGTAGATGGGACCGGAAAATACGTATACTCGGAAGCTAGTTTTGGAACAACGGGAAATATTGCTGAGCTCTATTCTCCGCTAATTGATATCAGCAACCTTTCTGCTCCACAAATTGAATTCTATTATCACATGTTTGGCTCTAATATCGGAACATTGGATGTAGAGGTATCTGATAATGGCTTATGGGTTAACATCTTTACATTGTCAGGACAACAACAACTGGCAGAAACTGATCCATGGACTCAGGTAAATGTTCCTTTTACAACAACTGATGATACCGTTCAATTCAGATTTCTTGCTACACGAGGTGCAGGACTTGCCGGTGATATTTCTTTGGATCAATTCAGAGTTTTTCAACCCATACCGGAGGATTTCAGTGCTATAGCTATTGATTCCATTACCAGTGGTTGTGGATTGAGCAGTACAGAAACAATGGCTGCAAGGTTAGTAAATTTAGGAACAGCAACTTTCAACACAGGCTTTACTTTCCCAATTGCCGCAAGTGTTAATGGAGTGGTGACTACTGAAACAGTAACCCTTTCAGCTGCATTTGCCCCTGGTGATACTTTGGCATATACCTTTACGGCACCTTTTGATTTCAGTTCATTTGGTTCATATAATGTAAGCATCTATCCGCAATTGCCGGGTGATTCTTCAAATGTAAACGATACGATCTCTGAGATCATCACCAATATTCCTGTAATTTCGACCTTCCCTTATTATGAGGATTTTGAATCAGGAAACGGAGGCTGGCTTGCAAGCGGAACAAACAGCTCCTGGGCACTGGGTACACCTGCCACTACAAATATTAGCGGAGCATCCTCAGGTGTAAATGCCTGGAACACCAATTTAACAGGAGTTTACAATGCCAATGAAGAAGCCTATGTGACAGGTCCATGTTTTGATTTCAGCAACTTGACACTCCCATTAATAAAAGTGGATGTGAATTGGAATTCTGAATTTTCATGGGACGGTGCCCAGGTACAGGCTTCTACAAATGGTGGAACTACCTGGCAACCGGTTGGTGCTTTTGGAGATCCCGATAACTGGTATACCGATAATACTGTCAATGGTTTAGCATTCACAAATCAGGAAGGCTGGACAGGAAGACAATCAACAGGAAATGGCTCTAATGGCTGGTTAACTGCTGAAAACAACCTAACCACCTTTGCAGGAAATTCAGGTGTATTAATGCGTGTGGTATTTGGTTCGGATGGAAGTGTTCAGGATGAAGGTTTTGCCTTTGATAACTTCCATATTTTGGAATCTCCAAATAATGACATCAAAGTGGATTCCTTAATTGGGCTTCAGTCGGGATGTGGTTATACTGCCAATACCCCTATCTCCATGAGAGTTACCAATAAGGGAATTTTACCGCAGTCAAATATTCCGGTATTCTATACGGTAAATGGAACACCATCTCCTACTGAAACAATTCCGGGACCAATCAATCCGGGGTCGACCTTTGTTTACAACTTTACGAACAATGCAGACCTTTCGGTGCCGCAGACTTATACGGTTATAGGTCGCTCAGCTTTGGCAAATGATGAAGATACTACCAATGATGCTTCAAGTGCCAAAATATTTGCTTCGCTCTTTACGCCGGTCGTAGATAGTGTAGCTAATGGCGAAACCTGCGAAAGTGGACCTGTTACTTTAGAAGTATTCTCTACCGGAGATACCGACAGATGGTTTGATGTTCCTTCAGGTGGTACTGCACTTGGAACTGGAAGTACCTATACCCTTCCAAATGTCACTCAGGATGATACGCTTTATGTGGAATCAGTACAAAGTACGACAGGTTGTAATTCTGCTACTGTTAGTGGAAGAGTTCCTGCATATGCTTTCCACAGTACCACACCTGTAATCAACTTTACATCTCAGGTAACCGGAAGCCTAACTGTAACCTTTACTTCCTCATTAAGTCCGAATGTGGATTCGGTACTTTGGGATTTTGGTGATGGTAGTTTTGCCACGGCTGCTAATCCTCAGCATACATTCCCTCAGTCGCAATCGTATTTGATTACACTAACAGCCTATGCCGGATCATGTCTGGAAGATACAACGAAAGCTGTTTTTGTGCCGGTGGGTGGAATTAATGACAATGCATATACGAATCTCAATGTCTTCCCGAATCCTTCAGACGGAAGTTTCAGGATTTCCGCTGAAAACATAAGCGGAGAAGTTAATATTGAGATATTGTCAATTACCGGAACAGTGGTTTACAGTGAAAAGGCTCAAGCGATGGGTGAAGAATTGAATCACGATATTCGATTAAATAAGCTTGCGCAGGGCACATACATTCTGAAAATAAGAAATGACAAAACTTTGATCAATGGAAGAATTGTCATTGAATAA
- a CDS encoding T9SS type A sorting domain-containing protein yields MMRNFTPFYRFFSILILSILTSFIQVLGQNYDVTLPQQCNPTTGGNETLIFSNVPPNANGDATLTFAYNGDLNGTPTNPEFITFIDENGNTIGQSNATAQCGANYDSVSFIIPLATILNWASDGTVTIIADGDATINNICSGNSFCVIARLRYPVVTGPNDIGVASLDSPGTFFCSGNYNLVTTVQNYGTNQVNNYTVNWTWNGTPETPILVTTPLDTINGMGANSAQITLGNKSISGTNVLKVWTSVPNGVADTVNVNDTLELTLSPSIQAPANLFASNVLSNSAQLNWTEIGSSSQWEIEYGPSGFVLGSGSSIVTSSNPFSLTGLSSNTSYDYYVRSICGAGDTSSFTGPANFTTTCTIFPNPYFEDFDNGNWPVGGATIDQCWSRNPTVGYSWRGNTGTTSSTATGPTGDVNGPGTYVYPEASSGSVGATSTLTTPPVDVSNLTAPQLDFNYHRFGNGMGDFHVIVNGVSTTDTVLTLVGVDPNYTSINDPWTFISVPLTNFANDTITISFVSSIGSTGSSFNADMCLDEIRIYQPIPEDFSVIAIDSPLTGCALTANETLSARIINFGSATFNSGFTFPIEADINGLITTETITLGSTFAPGDTLSYTFSTPIDLSTSGGYNFKVYTQLPGDSSNTNDTAFALITNIPTIVNYPYSEDFDSGPGGWTTTGTNPWQLGAPAGSVINTAASSPNAWMTNLTGGYPTNDVSFVTGPCFNFDSLIVPEVNVSINWNTNFSWDGVQMQYSTDAGMTWNKVSSFGDPNSTNWYNDNTVDGLQAQFADGDGWSGNGTTGSNGWLVASADLSNVAGQSDVLFRMAFASSFLTGSFDGVAFDNFQIVETALPFNLELIEILSPGSGCGLTATETVQIEYANVGLNAVASGTTINFSYFLDGVATNENFVLTADLLPGDTALYTFTAPVDLSVPATYQFGAKATFSLDQNPLNDSLGFALVSIPIISNFPYSENFDSGPGGWLSSGNSTWALGAPAGPIINAPASAPNSWVTNLTGPYINNEDGVVTGPCFAFDSLIAPEVSVDVWWDSETSFDGMQMQYSLDGGFTWQKVSFLGDPNSTNWYNGTFFGLQNAGSDPEGWGGRFGNESGGWLTATADLSSLSGQPDALFRMQFGSDGSVTGEGVAFDNFQLVETALPFNVELIDIISPVSGCGLSATDTVILEYANIGLNTITTGTTLNFTYYLNGVATNENLVLASDLFPGDTAFYTFTSTVDLSVPATYAFGAVATFSADQNPLDDSLGLDIISIPVITTFPYYEDFESGNGGWTSGGTNSSWALGTPATANISGASSGVNAWNTNLTGVYNANEEAFVLGPCFDFSSLTLPLIKIDVNWNSEFSWDGAQVQASTNAGATWTPVGAFGDPDNWYTDNTVNGLSFTNQEGWTGRAISNNGSNGWLTAENNLTSYAGNSGVLMRVVFGSDASVQDEGFAFDNFHILESPNNDIKVDSLIGLQSGCGYTANTPISMRITNKGILPQSNIPVFYTVNGTPSPMETIPGPINPGSTFVYNFTNNADLSVPQTYTVIGRSALANDEDTTNDASSAKIFASLFTPVVDSVANGETCESGPVTLEVFSTGDTDRWFDVPIGGSPLGTGSTYTLPNVTQDDTLYVESLQSTTGCNSVTLSGRIPVYAFHSTTPIINFTSQVTGSLTITFSSSLSPNVDSVLWDFGDGTFATAANPQHTFPQSQSYLITLTAYAGSCIKDTTKAVFVPVGGINDNAYTNLNVFPNPSDGTFRISAENINGEVNIEILSMTGTVVYSEKAQAMGDKLNHDIRLNKLAQGTYILKIRNDKTMINGRIVIE; encoded by the coding sequence ATGATGAGAAATTTTACTCCTTTTTACCGATTCTTTTCAATTCTAATTTTATCCATTCTTACTTCATTTATTCAGGTCTTAGGGCAGAATTATGATGTTACTCTACCTCAACAATGCAATCCAACTACCGGTGGAAATGAAACTTTGATTTTTTCAAATGTTCCGCCCAATGCAAATGGAGATGCCACATTAACATTTGCCTATAATGGAGATTTAAATGGAACGCCGACAAATCCTGAGTTTATAACTTTTATAGATGAAAACGGAAATACCATTGGCCAATCAAATGCGACCGCACAATGTGGCGCTAATTACGATTCGGTTTCATTCATCATTCCTTTGGCCACAATTCTCAACTGGGCTTCAGATGGTACTGTTACTATAATTGCAGATGGCGATGCTACAATTAATAATATTTGTTCAGGAAATTCATTTTGCGTAATTGCAAGGCTTCGATATCCTGTAGTAACCGGACCGAATGATATTGGCGTTGCCTCCCTGGACTCTCCCGGTACTTTTTTCTGTTCCGGTAATTATAATTTGGTGACTACTGTTCAAAACTATGGTACCAATCAGGTAAATAATTACACAGTCAACTGGACCTGGAATGGAACCCCTGAAACTCCTATTTTAGTAACCACACCTTTAGATACCATCAATGGAATGGGAGCCAATTCAGCTCAAATTACGCTTGGCAATAAATCAATCTCAGGAACTAATGTATTAAAAGTCTGGACTTCTGTTCCAAATGGCGTGGCCGATACAGTAAATGTTAATGATACCTTGGAGCTTACATTAAGCCCTTCAATTCAAGCTCCAGCCAACTTATTTGCATCCAATGTTTTATCTAATTCAGCTCAATTAAACTGGACGGAAATTGGTTCTTCAAGCCAGTGGGAAATCGAATACGGGCCCAGCGGATTTGTGCTGGGAAGTGGGAGCTCTATTGTTACTTCTAGCAATCCATTTTCTCTTACCGGGCTTAGTTCAAATACCTCTTATGACTATTATGTAAGATCTATTTGCGGTGCCGGAGATACATCATCTTTTACCGGACCTGCTAACTTTACTACTACCTGTACTATTTTTCCAAATCCATATTTTGAAGATTTCGACAATGGTAACTGGCCGGTTGGAGGTGCAACGATTGATCAGTGTTGGTCGAGAAACCCAACGGTAGGCTACTCCTGGAGAGGAAATACCGGCACAACCTCTTCCACAGCTACAGGACCAACCGGTGATGTCAACGGTCCGGGAACTTACGTTTATCCGGAAGCATCGAGTGGTTCGGTTGGTGCAACCTCAACATTAACAACACCTCCTGTAGATGTTAGTAATTTAACCGCTCCTCAGTTGGACTTTAATTATCACAGATTTGGAAATGGAATGGGCGATTTCCATGTAATTGTTAATGGTGTAAGTACAACAGACACCGTATTAACATTGGTTGGCGTTGATCCAAACTATACTTCAATTAACGATCCATGGACTTTTATTTCTGTACCATTGACCAATTTTGCCAATGACACAATTACAATATCTTTTGTCAGTTCGATAGGTTCAACAGGATCTTCTTTTAATGCAGACATGTGTTTGGATGAAATCAGAATTTATCAACCAATACCGGAAGATTTTTCCGTCATTGCCATTGATTCTCCTTTGACTGGATGTGCATTGACAGCCAATGAAACGCTATCAGCGAGAATAATCAATTTTGGTAGCGCCACGTTTAACAGTGGCTTTACTTTCCCAATTGAAGCGGATATAAACGGACTGATTACTACCGAAACTATCACACTTGGATCAACATTTGCACCTGGGGATACTTTGAGCTATACATTTAGCACGCCTATTGATTTAAGTACAAGCGGTGGATACAATTTCAAAGTGTACACACAATTACCCGGAGATTCTTCCAATACGAATGATACCGCTTTTGCTCTAATCACAAATATTCCAACAATCGTGAATTATCCTTATTCTGAAGATTTTGATTCTGGCCCCGGTGGATGGACTACAACAGGTACAAATCCATGGCAATTGGGTGCTCCGGCTGGTAGTGTAATAAATACCGCGGCTTCTTCACCAAATGCCTGGATGACAAATCTCACAGGAGGATATCCAACCAATGATGTTTCTTTTGTCACCGGCCCTTGCTTCAATTTTGATTCACTGATTGTTCCTGAAGTTAACGTGAGTATTAACTGGAATACCAACTTTTCATGGGATGGTGTACAAATGCAATATTCTACAGATGCTGGAATGACCTGGAATAAAGTAAGTTCATTTGGCGATCCGAATTCTACGAACTGGTACAATGACAATACTGTTGATGGACTTCAAGCACAATTTGCTGATGGCGACGGCTGGAGTGGTAATGGTACTACAGGCTCAAACGGTTGGCTTGTGGCATCCGCAGATTTGTCAAATGTTGCGGGACAAAGTGATGTATTGTTTAGAATGGCATTTGCATCGAGTTTCTTAACCGGTTCTTTTGATGGTGTTGCCTTTGATAATTTCCAAATCGTTGAAACGGCATTACCTTTCAACCTGGAATTGATAGAAATATTATCTCCTGGATCTGGTTGTGGGCTTACTGCGACTGAAACAGTTCAAATTGAATATGCCAATGTTGGTTTAAACGCTGTAGCATCAGGAACTACTATTAACTTTAGCTATTTCCTAGATGGTGTTGCCACCAATGAAAATTTTGTTCTAACTGCAGATCTATTACCGGGCGATACTGCACTTTATACATTTACAGCCCCCGTTGATTTATCCGTGCCGGCTACCTATCAATTTGGTGCCAAAGCGACCTTTTCTCTAGATCAGAATCCTTTAAACGATTCACTTGGATTCGCTTTGGTTAGTATTCCGATAATAAGCAATTTTCCCTATTCAGAAAACTTTGATTCTGGACCAGGTGGATGGTTGTCCAGCGGTAATTCAACCTGGGCACTTGGTGCTCCTGCAGGACCGATAATTAATGCTCCGGCTTCAGCTCCTAACTCCTGGGTAACTAATTTGACAGGGCCATATATCAATAACGAAGACGGAGTTGTTACCGGACCGTGTTTTGCATTTGACTCATTGATCGCACCTGAAGTTTCTGTAGATGTGTGGTGGGATTCGGAAACAAGTTTTGACGGTATGCAAATGCAGTATTCATTAGATGGCGGATTCACATGGCAAAAAGTAAGTTTCCTTGGTGATCCGAATTCAACAAACTGGTATAATGGTACGTTTTTCGGTCTCCAAAATGCAGGTTCAGACCCTGAAGGTTGGGGAGGTAGGTTTGGTAATGAATCCGGAGGATGGTTAACAGCAACTGCTGATCTTTCATCGCTTAGCGGACAACCCGATGCTCTGTTCAGAATGCAGTTTGGATCGGATGGATCAGTAACCGGTGAAGGAGTTGCCTTTGATAATTTCCAATTAGTTGAAACAGCTTTGCCTTTCAATGTCGAGTTAATCGATATTATTTCACCTGTCTCAGGCTGTGGACTTTCTGCTACGGACACTGTGATCTTAGAATATGCCAATATTGGTCTAAATACCATAACAACCGGTACTACTTTGAATTTCACTTATTACTTAAATGGAGTGGCAACCAACGAAAATCTGGTCTTGGCATCTGATTTGTTCCCGGGTGATACAGCTTTCTATACATTTACAAGTACGGTGGATTTATCCGTACCTGCCACATATGCCTTTGGAGCGGTCGCTACATTTAGTGCCGATCAAAATCCATTGGATGATTCACTTGGGCTTGATATAATAAGTATTCCTGTAATAACAACATTTCCTTATTACGAAGATTTCGAATCAGGTAATGGTGGCTGGACTTCAGGTGGAACCAATAGTTCATGGGCTCTTGGAACGCCCGCCACTGCGAATATAAGTGGAGCTTCATCGGGTGTTAATGCCTGGAATACCAATTTAACCGGTGTTTATAATGCCAATGAAGAAGCATTTGTATTAGGACCATGTTTCGATTTTAGCAGTTTAACTCTGCCATTAATTAAAATTGACGTCAACTGGAATTCCGAATTTTCCTGGGATGGAGCGCAGGTTCAGGCTTCGACCAATGCCGGCGCAACATGGACTCCGGTCGGAGCATTTGGTGATCCGGACAACTGGTATACTGACAATACCGTCAATGGACTGTCTTTCACAAATCAGGAAGGCTGGACTGGAAGAGCAATAAGCAATAATGGCTCTAATGGCTGGTTAACGGCTGAAAATAATCTTACAAGTTATGCCGGAAATTCAGGTGTATTAATGCGCGTGGTATTTGGGTCCGATGCAAGTGTTCAGGATGAAGGTTTTGCATTTGACAACTTCCATATACTCGAGTCACCTAATAATGATATCAAAGTGGATTCATTAATTGGACTTCAGTCGGGATGCGGTTATACGGCCAATACCCCTATCTCAATGAGAATAACCAATAAGGGAATTTTACCACAGTCTAATATTCCGGTATTTTATACTGTAAATGGAACACCTTCACCAATGGAAACGATTCCGGGACCAATTAATCCGGGTTCTACCTTTGTTTACAATTTTACGAATAACGCAGACTTGTCCGTACCGCAAACTTATACGGTTATTGGTAGGTCAGCATTGGCAAATGATGAAGACACAACCAATGATGCTTCAAGTGCCAAAATATTCGCTTCGCTCTTTACACCGGTTGTAGACAGTGTGGCTAATGGAGAGACTTGTGAAAGCGGGCCGGTCACATTGGAAGTATTTTCTACCGGTGATACCGACAGATGGTTTGACGTACCGATAGGAGGAAGTCCTTTAGGAACTGGAAGTACTTATACTCTTCCTAATGTAACTCAGGATGATACGCTCTATGTGGAATCATTACAAAGCACTACTGGATGTAATTCAGTAACCCTTAGTGGTAGAATACCTGTTTATGCTTTCCACAGCACAACTCCAATAATCAATTTTACTTCACAGGTCACCGGAAGTTTGACCATTACCTTTTCATCTTCACTAAGTCCGAATGTGGATTCTGTACTTTGGGATTTTGGAGATGGTACTTTTGCTACCGCTGCTAATCCTCAGCATACTTTCCCTCAATCGCAATCGTATTTGATTACATTGACGGCTTATGCAGGTTCTTGTATTAAAGATACGACCAAGGCCGTGTTTGTACCTGTAGGTGGAATTAATGACAATGCATATACGAATCTCAATGTCTTCCCGAATCCTTCAGACGGAACATTTAGGATTTCTGCTGAAAATATAAACGGAGAAGTTAATATTGAAATATTGTCAATGACAGGGACAGTGGTTTATAGTGAAAAGGCGCAAGCGATGGGTGATAAATTGAATCACGACATTCGATTAAACAAACTAGCGCAGGGCACATATATACTGAAAATCAGAAATGACAAAACTATGATCAACGGAAGAATTGTCATTGAATAA